A stretch of Lathyrus oleraceus cultivar Zhongwan6 chromosome 6, CAAS_Psat_ZW6_1.0, whole genome shotgun sequence DNA encodes these proteins:
- the LOC127096632 gene encoding uncharacterized protein LOC127096632 — protein sequence MDSFVWRRDVEDHSVKSAHFRLSSIPVMDEGYHLELDCYFALKFVWKSLVPSKIQIFGWRLHFSKLQTKDALVHRGVFIGAHDLVCPFCLRQEESHSHLFLLCPISMRVWYLTRAWLGLGGVPQCDSLLDHLLAWNIILKGRIKKNLCLLFWVSVSWATWLRRNHIIFKDGLKEAKDVFSLVKSLVWEWFGETCKFNVIADFSVWASISVSCIV from the coding sequence ATGGATTCTTTTGTTTGGAGGCGAGATGTTGAGGACCATTCTGTTAAATCCGCACATTTCAGGTTGTCTTCCATCCCAGTTATGGATGAAGGTTATCACTTGGAGTTGGATTGTTATTTTGCTCTAAAGTTTGTTTGGAAATCGCTTGTGCCAAGTAAGATTCAAATCTTTGGTTGGAGACTGCATTTTAGTAAGCTCCAAACTAAGGATGCTCTAGTTCATCGAGGTGTCTTTATAGGTGCTCATGATTTGGTATGCCCCTTCTGCCTTAGACAAGAAGAATCACATTCCCACCTTTTCCTTTTATGCCCGATTTCTATGCGTGTTTGGTATCTAACTAGAGCTTGGTTAGGTTTGGGAGGTGTACCTCAATGTGATTCTCTCCTAGACCATTTGTTAGCTTGGAACATCATCTTGAAAGGTCGTATAAAAAAGAACTTGTGCCTTCTTTTTTGGGTTTCTGTTTCTTGGGCAACTTGGTTAAGAAGAAACCATATTATTTTTAAGGATGGTCTTAAAGAGGCGAAGGATGTTTTCTCTTTAGTTAAGTCTCTTGTTTGGGAGTGGTTCGGGGAAACTTGTAAATTCAATGTTATAGCTGACTTTAGTGTTTGGGCTTCCATATCAGTTTCATGTATCGTGTAG